A stretch of Lepisosteus oculatus isolate fLepOcu1 chromosome 11, fLepOcu1.hap2, whole genome shotgun sequence DNA encodes these proteins:
- the g3bp1 gene encoding ras GTPase-activating protein-binding protein 1, producing MVMEKPSALLVGREFVRQYYTLLNQAPDFLHRFYGKNSSYVHGGLDSNGKPAEAVYGQSEIHKKVMSLSFRDCHTKIRHVDAHATLNDGVVVQVMGELSNNMQPMRRFMQTFVLAPEGTVANKFYVHNDIFRYQDEVFGDSDTEPPEESEEEVEENEDRAHSPEVAQEDTSPYYDQATSTELEEQLEEQAVTPEPEPEPEPEPAAEEQKQEAAPEPEPHTEEQVEKCPSPAPADPAPAVQEDNRPFSWASVTSKNLPPGGIVPASGISPHVVKVPTVQPRVEVKTETQTAVQRPQRDQRLREQRPGPPAHRGPRPGAREGEQGDSEVRRVVRYPDSHQLFVGNLPHDVDKAELKEFFEQFGVVVELRINSGGKLPNFGFVVFDDSEPVQKILNNRPIKFRGDVRLNVEEKKTRAAREGDRRDVRPRGPGGPRDRIGGGLRGPPSRGAMSQKPSFGAGRGTGPSEGRYVGQRQ from the exons ATGGTGATGGAGAAGCCAAGTGCCCTGCTGGTCGGGCGTGAGTTTGTCCGACAGTACTACACCCTTCTGAACCAGGCGCCTGATTTCCTGCATAG GTTTTATGGAAAGAACTCATCTTATGTTCACGGAGGCTTGGATAGCAATGGAAAGCCTGCTGAGGCCGTCTACGGGCAGTCC GAAATTCACAAGAAGGTGATGTCACTGAGCTTTCGCGATTGCCATACGAAGATCCGCCACGTGGACGCCCACGCCACTCTGAACGACGGGGTGGTGGTCCAGGTGATGGGGGAGCTGTCCAACAACATGCAGCCCATGAGACGGTTCATGCAGACGTTTGTGCTGGCACCTGAG ggCACAGTGGCCAACAAATTCTATGTACACAATGACATATTCCGCTACCAGGATGAAGTTTTTGGCGATTCAGACACTGAGCCCCCTGAGG AGTCTgaggaggaggtggaggagAACGAAGACAGAGCCCATTCTCCGGAGGTAGCCCAGGAGGACACCTCTCCCTATTATGACCAGGCTACAAG CACGGAGTTAGAAGAGCAATTGGAGGAACAGGCTGTAACCCCAGAACCTGAGCCGGAGCCAGAGCCTGAACCAGCTGCGGAAGAACAGAAGCAGGAAGCGGCTCCAGAGCCCGAGCCTCACACAGAGGAGCAGGTGGAGAAGTGTCCCTCTCCGGCACCGGCTGACCCGGCACCGGCTGTGCAGGAGGACAACCGG CCATTCTCCTGGGCCTCTGTCACCAGCAAGAATCTTCCTCCTGGTGGAATTGTCCCAGCATCAGGAATTTCTCCCCATGTTGTAAAAGTTCCAACGGTACAG CCCAGAGTGGAGGTGAAAACTGAAACGCAGACCGCAGTACAGAGACCTCAGAGAGACCAGCGACTGAGGGAGCAGAGGCCTGGACCTCCAGCACACAGGGGCCCGCGGCCAGGAG CTCGCGAGGGGGAGCAGGGCGACTCAGAGGTACGGCGCGTGGTCAGGTATCCAGACAGCCACCAGCTTTTCGTGGGCAATCTGCCTCATGATGTCGACAAAGCCGAGTTAAAGGAGTTCTTTGAAC aGTTTGGTGTTGTGGTAGAACTGAGGATCAACAGTGGAGGGAAGCTGCCCAACTTTGGGTTCGTGGTTTTTGACGACTCTGAACCCGTGCAGAAAATACTGAACAACAGG CCTATCAAGTTCAGGGGGGATGTGCGGCTCAACGTGGAAGAGAAGAAGACGCGCGCGGCCCGGGAAGGAGACCGGCGAGATGTCCGTCCCAGGGGGCCGGGGGGGCCTCGCGACAGGATAGGAGGAGGGCTGAGGGGACCCCCTTCCAGAGGTGCAATGTCCCAGAAGCCTAGTTTTGGCGCCGGACGGGGCACCGGACCCAGCGAAGGGCGCTACGTGGGGCAACGCCAGTGA